In Apis cerana isolate GH-2021 linkage group LG5, AcerK_1.0, whole genome shotgun sequence, a single genomic region encodes these proteins:
- the LOC107997622 gene encoding transcription factor kayak isoform X4, whose product MFGQRLLVSLDGLHSGVPTRTTPTLTPTTLRSIEQTFLELTSESASHSREAGFVPPLVEPSQPTPAQTQNTAAHHVVTTTVAAPVATNTTLVDSQQTQPQQPQQSQQPQQPARRNMGGRRPTRTIGMTPEEEERRQIRRERNKMAAARCRKRRMDHTNALLEETEGLEQKKQSLQEEIQQLQQAKDELEFILEAHRAVCRLRSASPPDVKPVITDERSNLNFEPIRSFSIL is encoded by the exons ATGTTTGGACAGCGCTTA CTTGTTTCCCTGGACGGTCTGCACAGCGGAGTGCCGACCAGGACGACGCCGACGTTGACGCCAACGACGCTCCGGAGTATCGAACAGACTTTTCTGGAGCTGACCAGTGAGTCAGCGTCGCACAGTCGCGAAGCAGGGTTCGTCCCACCGTTGGTGGAACCTTCGCAACCGACGCCGGCACAAACGCAAAACACGGCGGCGCATCACGTTGTTACCACCACCGTCGCCGCCCCTGTGGCCACCAATACCACCCTCGTGGACAGTCAACAGACGCAACCACAGCAGCCACAGCAGTCACAACAGCCGCAGCAGCCAGCGAGGCGCAATATGGGTGGTAGGAGGCCCACCAGGACGATCGGGATGACTcccgaggaggaagagagacgaCAGATTCGCagagaaaggaataaaatggCAGCAGCTAGATGTCGCAAGCGTAGAATGGATCACACCAATGCCCTGTTAGAA GAGACTGAGGGTTTGGAACAGAAGAAACAGAGTTTGCAAGAAGAGATACAACAGCTGCAACAGGCCAAAGACGAGCTCGAGTTCATCCTGGAAGCTCACAGAGCAGTCTGCAGACTTCGTTCCGCGTCTCCTCCGGATGTGAAACCCGTGATTACCGATGAGCGTTCGAATCTTAATTTCGAACCGATTCGAAGTTTTTCAATACTGTGA
- the LOC107997620 gene encoding ribosome-releasing factor 2, mitochondrial isoform X2, whose translation MFTSKLKTPWCTIQKRYASKGSTIIKKEYGKHEISKIRNIGILAHIDAGKTTTTERMLYYSGLIKHMGEVHYGNTVTDYMDQERQRGITITSAAVTFEWKNYCINLIDTPGHIDFTMEVEQTLRVLDGAVVILDGSAGVEAQTLTVCRQADKYDIPRIIYINKMDRTDANFDISLKSIESKLHVEVLPVQFPIKEKGILEGIVDIISLEKIIFDKKDMGKKLSRFKLTEDKDKALWEMANEKRRDLTDKLSNMDDKLADTIIEQESLDAITPQMLTDSLYRATIDRKGVPVLLGSSYKNIGVQPLMDSILLYLPSPNASKHSKYYHCFNNKLCARAFKVVHDKQKGPITFFRIYSGNIEKGTKLYNVCTEKKEQVGKLYIAYADEYEEIKKISQGNIAAITGLTNTSAGDLVTIESTAVEEAEKKLKAQKDVKPEDVEKIFDCNLKTLEPVFFCSIEAPSLSMQTALEKALQELEREDPSLRVTQNEETGQIVLGGMGELHLEIIKERINTEYKIDADLGPLQISYRETIKEPIQDTFSSEYKIGNINTNVAITMSLIPNYEGKETFLLDKSKDFIKIIPKNIMKAVKNGVKSVLSNGPKLCYPILNMGIKLHSLEYGSDITPSIINAAVSQCIRQNR comes from the exons ATGTTTacatctaaattaaaaactccATGGTGCACGATTCAAAAAAGATACGCATCAAAAGGAagcacaattataaaaaaagaatatggaaaacacgaaatttcgaaaattcgaaacattGGAATTTTGGCACATATTGATGCTG GAAAAACTACTACCACGGAAAGAATGCTATATTATTCGGGTCTTATTAAACATATGGGAGAGGTTCATTATGGAAACACAGTAACAGATTATATGGATCAGGAACGTCAACGCGGAATAACAATAACCTCCGCAGCAGTGACatttgaatggaaaaattattgtatcaatttaattgataCCCCAGGACATATTGACTTCACAATGGAAGTAGAGCAAACTTTAAGAGTATTAGATGGAGCAGTAGTTATATTAGATGGAAGTGCAGGTGTCGAGGCTCAAACATTGACAGTGTGTAGACAAGctgataaatatgatatacctagaattatttatataaataaaatggataGAACGGATgctaattttgatattagttTAAAATCTATTGAATCTAAATTGCACGTAGAAGTTTTGCCTGTACAATTtccaattaaagaaaaaggaattttagaAGGAATCGtagatattatttctttagaaaaaattatatttgataaaaaagatatggGCAAGAAACTTTCTAGATTCAAATTAActgaagataaagataaagctTTATGGGAAATGGCAAATGAAAAGCGTAGAGATTTAACTGATAAATTGTCCAATATGGATGACAAATTGGCTGATACAATTATAGAACAGGAATCTTTAGATGCAATAACACCACAAATGCTGACTGATTCTTTATACAGAGCAACCATAGATAGAAAAGGTGTTCCTGTGCTTTTAGGtagttcttataaaaatataggagTACAACCTTTAATGGacagtatattattatatttaccatCACCCAATGCAAGTAAACATTCTAAGTATTatcattgttttaataataaattatgtgcCAGAGCATTTAAAGTCGTTCATGATAAACAAAAAGGACCGATcacattttttagaatttatagtGGTAACATAGAGAAAGgtacgaaattatataatgtttgtacagaaaaaaaagaacaagtaGGAAAATTGTATATCGCATACGCTGATGAATacgaggaaataaaaaaaatttcacaggGCAATATTGCAGCGATAACAGGATTAACAAATACCTCAGCCGGTGATTTAGTAACAATAGAATCAACAGCGGTAGAAGAAGCagaaaaaaaactgaaagCACAAAAAGATGTTAAACCAGAAGATGtggagaaaatatttgattgcaatttaaaaacattagagCCAGTCTTTTTCTGTTCGATAGAAGCACCATCGTTATCTATGCAAACAGCTTTAGAGAAGGCTCTCCAAGAACTTGAAAGAGAAGATCCAAGTTTGAGAGTTACTCAAAATGAAGAGACTGGTCAGATTGTGCTTGGAGGCATGGGTGAATTACatctcgaaattattaaagaaagaattaatacgGAATATAAAATCGATGCTGATTTAGGCCCGTTGCAAATTTCTTACAGAGAGACTATCAAGGAACCTATTCAAGATACTTTTTCGagtgaatataaaataggaaatattaatacaaatgttGCAATAACCATGTCATTAATACCAAATTACGAAGGcaaagaaacttttttattagacAAATCGaaggattttattaaaattataccaaaaaatataatgaaagctGTGAAAAATGGTGTTAAATCAGTTCTTTCAAACGGACCAAAATTATGTTATCCTATCTTAAATATGGGTATTAAATTGCATAGTTTAGAGTATGGATCAGATATTACCCCGTCGATAATTAATGCTGCTGTTTCGCAATGTATTAGAcag AACCGATAA
- the LOC107997622 gene encoding transcription factor kayak isoform X3 → MAATAMDPVDIANILAQELLYQQLVSLDGLHSGVPTRTTPTLTPTTLRSIEQTFLELTSESASHSREAGFVPPLVEPSQPTPAQTQNTAAHHVVTTTVAAPVATNTTLVDSQQTQPQQPQQSQQPQQPARRNMGGRRPTRTIGMTPEEEERRQIRRERNKMAAARCRKRRMDHTNALLEETEGLEQKKQSLQEEIQQLQQAKDELEFILEAHRAVCRLRSASPPDVKPVITDERSNLNFEPIRSFSIL, encoded by the exons ATGGCAGCCACCGCCATGGATCCAGTCGACATTGCTAATATCCTCGCGCAGGAACTGCTTTATCAGCAG CTTGTTTCCCTGGACGGTCTGCACAGCGGAGTGCCGACCAGGACGACGCCGACGTTGACGCCAACGACGCTCCGGAGTATCGAACAGACTTTTCTGGAGCTGACCAGTGAGTCAGCGTCGCACAGTCGCGAAGCAGGGTTCGTCCCACCGTTGGTGGAACCTTCGCAACCGACGCCGGCACAAACGCAAAACACGGCGGCGCATCACGTTGTTACCACCACCGTCGCCGCCCCTGTGGCCACCAATACCACCCTCGTGGACAGTCAACAGACGCAACCACAGCAGCCACAGCAGTCACAACAGCCGCAGCAGCCAGCGAGGCGCAATATGGGTGGTAGGAGGCCCACCAGGACGATCGGGATGACTcccgaggaggaagagagacgaCAGATTCGCagagaaaggaataaaatggCAGCAGCTAGATGTCGCAAGCGTAGAATGGATCACACCAATGCCCTGTTAGAA GAGACTGAGGGTTTGGAACAGAAGAAACAGAGTTTGCAAGAAGAGATACAACAGCTGCAACAGGCCAAAGACGAGCTCGAGTTCATCCTGGAAGCTCACAGAGCAGTCTGCAGACTTCGTTCCGCGTCTCCTCCGGATGTGAAACCCGTGATTACCGATGAGCGTTCGAATCTTAATTTCGAACCGATTCGAAGTTTTTCAATACTGTGA
- the LOC107997620 gene encoding ribosome-releasing factor 2, mitochondrial isoform X1, which translates to MFTSKLKTPWCTIQKRYASKGSTIIKKEYGKHEISKIRNIGILAHIDAGKTTTTERMLYYSGLIKHMGEVHYGNTVTDYMDQERQRGITITSAAVTFEWKNYCINLIDTPGHIDFTMEVEQTLRVLDGAVVILDGSAGVEAQTLTVCRQADKYDIPRIIYINKMDRTDANFDISLKSIESKLHVEVLPVQFPIKEKGILEGIVDIISLEKIIFDKKDMGKKLSRFKLTEDKDKALWEMANEKRRDLTDKLSNMDDKLADTIIEQESLDAITPQMLTDSLYRATIDRKGVPVLLGSSYKNIGVQPLMDSILLYLPSPNASKHSKYYHCFNNKLCARAFKVVHDKQKGPITFFRIYSGNIEKGTKLYNVCTEKKEQVGKLYIAYADEYEEIKKISQGNIAAITGLTNTSAGDLVTIESTAVEEAEKKLKAQKDVKPEDVEKIFDCNLKTLEPVFFCSIEAPSLSMQTALEKALQELEREDPSLRVTQNEETGQIVLGGMGELHLEIIKERINTEYKIDADLGPLQISYRETIKEPIQDTFSSEYKIGNINTNVAITMSLIPNYEGKETFLLDKSKDFIKIIPKNIMKAVKNGVKSVLSNGPKLCYPILNMGIKLHSLEYGSDITPSIINAAVSQCIRQLMKSAGIALLEPIMRLEVVVPEDYLSVILKDLAKRRAEVKYIDVFKQNKIVYCLAPLAELLGYSTTVRIISSGHATFTLEFDHYELMDSANEAEAIKRATGFY; encoded by the exons ATGTTTacatctaaattaaaaactccATGGTGCACGATTCAAAAAAGATACGCATCAAAAGGAagcacaattataaaaaaagaatatggaaaacacgaaatttcgaaaattcgaaacattGGAATTTTGGCACATATTGATGCTG GAAAAACTACTACCACGGAAAGAATGCTATATTATTCGGGTCTTATTAAACATATGGGAGAGGTTCATTATGGAAACACAGTAACAGATTATATGGATCAGGAACGTCAACGCGGAATAACAATAACCTCCGCAGCAGTGACatttgaatggaaaaattattgtatcaatttaattgataCCCCAGGACATATTGACTTCACAATGGAAGTAGAGCAAACTTTAAGAGTATTAGATGGAGCAGTAGTTATATTAGATGGAAGTGCAGGTGTCGAGGCTCAAACATTGACAGTGTGTAGACAAGctgataaatatgatatacctagaattatttatataaataaaatggataGAACGGATgctaattttgatattagttTAAAATCTATTGAATCTAAATTGCACGTAGAAGTTTTGCCTGTACAATTtccaattaaagaaaaaggaattttagaAGGAATCGtagatattatttctttagaaaaaattatatttgataaaaaagatatggGCAAGAAACTTTCTAGATTCAAATTAActgaagataaagataaagctTTATGGGAAATGGCAAATGAAAAGCGTAGAGATTTAACTGATAAATTGTCCAATATGGATGACAAATTGGCTGATACAATTATAGAACAGGAATCTTTAGATGCAATAACACCACAAATGCTGACTGATTCTTTATACAGAGCAACCATAGATAGAAAAGGTGTTCCTGTGCTTTTAGGtagttcttataaaaatataggagTACAACCTTTAATGGacagtatattattatatttaccatCACCCAATGCAAGTAAACATTCTAAGTATTatcattgttttaataataaattatgtgcCAGAGCATTTAAAGTCGTTCATGATAAACAAAAAGGACCGATcacattttttagaatttatagtGGTAACATAGAGAAAGgtacgaaattatataatgtttgtacagaaaaaaaagaacaagtaGGAAAATTGTATATCGCATACGCTGATGAATacgaggaaataaaaaaaatttcacaggGCAATATTGCAGCGATAACAGGATTAACAAATACCTCAGCCGGTGATTTAGTAACAATAGAATCAACAGCGGTAGAAGAAGCagaaaaaaaactgaaagCACAAAAAGATGTTAAACCAGAAGATGtggagaaaatatttgattgcaatttaaaaacattagagCCAGTCTTTTTCTGTTCGATAGAAGCACCATCGTTATCTATGCAAACAGCTTTAGAGAAGGCTCTCCAAGAACTTGAAAGAGAAGATCCAAGTTTGAGAGTTACTCAAAATGAAGAGACTGGTCAGATTGTGCTTGGAGGCATGGGTGAATTACatctcgaaattattaaagaaagaattaatacgGAATATAAAATCGATGCTGATTTAGGCCCGTTGCAAATTTCTTACAGAGAGACTATCAAGGAACCTATTCAAGATACTTTTTCGagtgaatataaaataggaaatattaatacaaatgttGCAATAACCATGTCATTAATACCAAATTACGAAGGcaaagaaacttttttattagacAAATCGaaggattttattaaaattataccaaaaaatataatgaaagctGTGAAAAATGGTGTTAAATCAGTTCTTTCAAACGGACCAAAATTATGTTATCCTATCTTAAATATGGGTATTAAATTGCATAGTTTAGAGTATGGATCAGATATTACCCCGTCGATAATTAATGCTGCTGTTTCGCAATGTATTAGAcag tTAATGAAGAGTGCTGGCATTGCTCTTTTAGAACCGATAATGCGATTGGAGGTTGTGGTTCCTGAAGATTATTTAAGCGTTATCCTCAAAGACTTGGCAAAAAGGCGCGCAGAAGTAAAGTACATCGATGTCTTTAAACAAAACaag atAGTCTACTGTCTTGCCCCATTGGCCGAACTATTAGGATATTCAACGACGGTGAGGATAATTTCGTCAGGACATGCAACGTTTACGTTGGAATTCGATCACTACGAATTAATGGATTCAGCCAATGAAGCAGAAGCGATTAAAAGAGCAACtggtttttattaa
- the LOC107997584 gene encoding zinc finger protein-like 1: MGLCKCPKRRVTNLFCFEHRVNVCEHCMVTNHPKCIVQSYILWLHDHDYNPICTLCSVNLSEGDCVRLTCYHMYHWTCLDKYARELPATTAPAGYTCPTCKERIFPDSKLVSPVADVLREKLAGVNWARAGLGLPLLSEDREQKPEQEHPSLRIETTSYQNHTTSSPSTTTSRSGSNVNSVHTNINNVHLNNQKVGPPYSIVNIDSSMGLSQPTSRKVCEAYDDPKEISFDHDENKYRRKSAIEWFLRWWKLIVSPPTRRRNSPGPLYKRYAVLGIMGILAFIGILILFSWLGRMATDGDPSYDLHADPNILVADKSAGI, encoded by the exons atggGATTGTGCAAGTGTCCGAAAAGAAGAGTTACAAACTTATTTTGTTTTGAACACCGTGTCAATGTTTGTGAACATTGTATGGTCACAAATCATCCAAAg tgtATTGttcaatcatatattttatggcTTCATGATCATGATTATAATCCAATTTGTACATTATGTTCAGTAAATTTAAGTGAAGGAGATTGTGTACGATTAACATGTTATCATATGTATCATTGGACATGTTTGGATAAGTATGCCAGAGAATTACCAGCAACTACTGCACCAGCAGGATACACATGTCCAACTTGTAAAGAACGCATATTTCCAGATTCAAAATTAGTATCTCCTGTAGCAGATgtattaagagaaaaattagcaGGTGTAAATTGGGCACGTGCTGGTTTAGGTTTACCTTtg ctcAGTGAAGATAGGGAACAAAAACCAGAACAAGAGCATCCTTCATTAAGAATTGAAACTACATCGTATCAAAATCATACAACTTCATCACCATCAACAACTACATCACGTTCTGGTAGCAATGTTAATTCAGTTcatactaatataaataatgtgcatttaaataatcaaaaagttGGGCCACCCTattcaattgtaaatattgattCATCTATGGGATTATCACAACCAACATCAAGGAAAGTTTGTGAAGCTTATGATGATCCAAAAGAAATATCCTTTGAtcatgatgaaaataaatatagaagaaaatctGCCATTGAATGGTTCTTAAGATGGTGGAAATTGATAGTTAGTCCACCAACACGGCGTAGAAACTCACCTGGACCATTGTACAAGAGATATGCAGTGCTAGGTATCATGGGTATATTAGcttttattggaatattaattctcttttcatGGCTCGGAAGGATGGCTACAGATGGCGATCCAAGTTACGATCTTCATGCGGATCCTAATATTTTAGTCGCCGATAAATCTGCTggtatttaa
- the LOC107997575 gene encoding large ribosomal subunit protein mL66, with amino-acid sequence MAILYRIIKCLEKNILSVGRNRNITLSATSHIKEIIEKKEGNTLTIEAIIKSDKNDERFLKPKNGACPICSSGLNIKHTDVLILNQFVTSDGCILPRRITGLCEVQQKRISSLIQMAQYAGLMQRRAPNGGLLHPLQRRKWKKFNSYYDEKTIKARYV; translated from the exons atggctATATTGTATCGAATCATAAaatgtttagaaaaaaatatattatcagtaggacgaaatagaaatattacattatctgCAACAAGTCATATCAAAGAaa taatcgaaaagaaagaaggaaacacTTTAACTATCGAAGCTATAATAAAATcagataaaaatgatgaacGATTTTTAAAACCTAAAAATGGAGCATGTCCTATTTGTTCGTCTGgtcttaatattaaacataca gatGTTCTCATTCTAAATCAATTTGTTACATCGGATGGCTGTATATTGCCACGTAGAATTACAGGTCTTTGTGAAGtacaacaaaaaagaattagttCATTAATCCAAATGGCTCAATATGCag gacTAATGCAAAGGAGAGCTCCTAATGGTGGTCTACTTCATCCTTTACAAAgaaggaaatggaaaaaatttaatagctattatgatgaaaaaactattaaagcTAGATatgtgtaa
- the LOC107997621 gene encoding uncharacterized protein LOC107997621, whose translation MISGYVSLLYSISEKPLEYWSKQQSQSGRIRKILDSDLLENVIELQDFEQHGYGTSITCPSDSSQFLNIKLPILVVVIKNLNLQCRIQLQITDNQNCLHNFQFTNLESEKQNSKAVICRVKVKLETGWNKLELNLASLTQTAFKQEYATAQRIQICGNCRLRRIYFIDKHYDDQEVCPTLYHKFLDSYMLKWGIHTVERATQTNAKKMKSKSKSNSLKISKQFSIEDLSAGETTRQNCSKIVSTVSKLTDEDFLRNLQIKTDILINEFFNRQDTKLLQVSELKDNTAMKPYAFPIMHSRKPFSYNRISEDALKRIGVLRTFTETYICNEEKRKETNMIQENWKHRYFFPQEKSLINNDLSKKILSKKILERKPKSLLILSELKPERKQTSEMKKIDEQSKCDESV comes from the exons atGATTTCTGGATATGTGTCTTTGTTATATAGTATCAGCGAAAAACCTTTAGAGTATTGGAGTAAGCAACAGTCGCAGTCGGGTCGTATTCGTAAAATCTTAGATTcggatttattagaaaat GTGATCGAGTTACAAGATTTCGAACAACATGGGTATGGCACTTCCATCACTTGCCCCTCTGATTCTTCTCAATTTCTCAATATCAAATTACCAATTTTAGTTGTAGTTATAAAGAACTTGAATTTACAATGTCGTATACAATTGCAG ATAACAGATAATCAAAACTGTTtgcataattttcaattcacgAATTTGGAATCGGAGAAACAAAACTCTAAGGCTGTAATTTGTCGCGTGAAGGTGAAGCTAGAAACCGGTtggaataaattagaattgaatTTAGCGAGTTTAACTCAAACCGCTTTCAAGCAAGAATATGCTACTGCGCAGAGAATTCAAATTTGCGGCAATTGTCGTTTACgtagaatatatttcatagacAAACATTATGACGATCAAGAAGTTTGCCCAACGTTATATCACAAATTTCTTGATTCCTACATGCTAAAATGGGGCATTCATACCGTAGAAAGAGCCACGCAAACTAATGCGAAAAAGATGAAGAGCAAATCGAAGAGTAacagtttgaaaatttcgaaacaattcAGTATTGAAGATCTAAGTGCGGGAGAAACTACTAGACAAAATTGTTCTAAAATTGTTTCTACCGTATCAAAATTGACCGATGAAgactttttaagaaatttacagATCAAGACAGATATATTGATCAACGAATTCTTCAACAGACAGGACACTAAACTTTTGCAAGTCTCAGAATTGAAAGACAATACTGCAATGAAGCCTTATGCTTTTCCAATAATGCACTCGAGGAAACCGTTCAGTTATAATCGTATTTCGGAAGATGCATTAAAAAGAATAGGTGTTTTGCGAACGTTTACGGAAACTTATATATGCAACGAGGAAAAACGTAAAGAGACTAATATGATACAGGAAAACTGGAagcatagatatttttttcctcaagAGAAATCTTTGATTAACAACGATTTgtcgaaaaagattttaagcaaaaaaatattggaacgaAAACCGAAATCTTTGCTTATATTGTCTGAATTGAAACCTGAAAGGAAACAGACCTCTGAAATGAAGAAGATTGATGAGCAATCTAAATGTGACGAAAGTGTTTAA